In bacterium, the DNA window CGGATAAGGATGTATCGTATGGGTTAATCATAGAATTAATGGATTCAGCCAAGAGAATCGGGTTAAAAAAGGTTGTGGCGTTTACAAAGATCGACCTTCAATCCGGCCCGGCTCCTTCGGAAAAATTAAAACCGTTTTAACAGTTTCCTGTTGCCGGAAATGAAAATGATAAAAAACCCCTGTTTTTTTATTGGCGGCTGTAACGGCGGCCGGCGCGGAAGAAGGTATGAAAATTGCGGAACGCGCGGGCTTGGAGTGTCATATAATTATAGAATATCAAAACAGGTTATCGGAAAAACGATCGAAGGGCTTTAATATTTTCAGCGATTGTACGCCGGACGTGAAATATGAATGTAAAACATCCTCATAATCTTATTGCTGTTGCGGGTATGCTTATTACCGCGGTTGTGCTTCTTATGTATTGTTCCAGTACGGAAGAAGCGCTTTTTAAGAGGATAGAAAACCAGTTTATTGATTTAAAGTACAGGCTGCGCGGGCCGAGAGACCCCGGTGAAGACATATGTATTGTCGTTATCGACGAAAAAAGCGTTACCAGGCTGGGAAGGTGGCCGTGGAAACGCTCTGTTATCGGCAAGGTAATTGAATTGGTGAAAAAAGACGGCGCCGTGGTTGTGGGTCTGGATATACTTTATACCGAACCCGCGACTAAAATGGACAAAATAGATGTGCTGAATGCCATCCGGAGTCTGAAACAGGAAGACCAGGAACAGGAAGCGAATAAATCATTTTTTGACGCTATCCTTGACGAGGATGCCTATCTGAGCGGTGTTATAGCGGAATGCGGCAATGTGATATTGCCGGTGTATTTTTCCATGGAGGGGCAAAGAGCTCTTTGCCGGGATTATTTAAGGGGAAATGAACTTTCGGCGCTGCAGAAGTTTTCTTATAAGGAATTCGGAGCCTGGGAGAACGGGGAAAAATATCCTCCTGTAATGGCTCCGGGCCTGGCAAAAACAATTCCGGCGATAGAGAAATCAGTCGCCGGCGAGGGATTTGTCAATGTCCTGACTGATTCCGACGGATGTCTGAGATGGGAAATAATGGCCATAAAGTACGAGGATTCGGTTTATATGCCCCTTGGGATGCAGGTTGCGGCAAAATTCAAAAACCTGAAAATAGAAGATATAAAGCTTAACTTCAGCGAAAGTATCGTCTTCGGCGATGTAAATATACCTGTAGACAAGAAGAACAGGATGCTTATCAATTATTACGGGGGGAACGAGACATTCAGGTATTACTCTTTCTTTGATGTTTATATAGGAGCTTTCCAGAGAGGTTCGTTTAAAGATAAGATAGTGTTGTTCGGGGCGGTTGATCCGGGTATAGGGGATGATTACGTCACTCCTCTTTCGCGGGTGCTTCCGGGGGTTGAAAAACATGCGAATGTCATAGCGAATATTTTAAATGATGATTTTCTCAGG includes these proteins:
- a CDS encoding adenylate/guanylate cyclase domain-containing protein, which codes for MNVKHPHNLIAVAGMLITAVVLLMYCSSTEEALFKRIENQFIDLKYRLRGPRDPGEDICIVVIDEKSVTRLGRWPWKRSVIGKVIELVKKDGAVVVGLDILYTEPATKMDKIDVLNAIRSLKQEDQEQEANKSFFDAILDEDAYLSGVIAECGNVILPVYFSMEGQRALCRDYLRGNELSALQKFSYKEFGAWENGEKYPPVMAPGLAKTIPAIEKSVAGEGFVNVLTDSDGCLRWEIMAIKYEDSVYMPLGMQVAAKFKNLKIEDIKLNFSESIVFGDVNIPVDKKNRMLINYYGGNETFRYYSFFDVYIGAFQRGSFKDKIVLFGAVDPGIGDDYVTPLSRVLPGVEKHANVIANILNDDFLRKPRNSDIITGILIVLFGFSISMAGRKLSVAQLTLFPVVIVIVFLFASQVFFTRFNILVEAVYPLLSLFLTYGVVIVMTLYSENREKKRIRKVFGQYASRELVKEILADPSKLKLGGEKRFLTVMFSDVANFTPLCENMEPEKIVSILNVYLSKMAEVIYKNGGIVDKFLGDGIMCVFGAPVYKDDHAIRACRTALDMIEKVKGINEFWKKETGKDIHIRVGINSGDMVVGNLGSLEIMDYTEVGDNVNLAARLEATNKEYGTSIIISKNTYDVVKDQVEVRELGAVKVKGKEKEIEIYELKAVK